TACCAATTGTACATTTGCAGAAATTATTTTTTTTAAATCACTGCTTATTATAATTGCTCCATCCATTTTAGCTAATTCATATATATATGCCGGATTATATTCTGCATTAATTTGAAATCCACCATCAACTACCCTCATTACATCGTCTGAATTTCCTAGTACAATTAATCCTCCAGTTTTAGCCCTAAGTATATTTTCTAGTCCTTCCCTTAGTGCTGTACCCGGTGCCAATAATTTTAAAATACTTACTAATTCTTTATCTTTTTGTAACCTCTTATTCATTTAAAACCTTCACCCCCTTATGAAAATATTTTTAATATACATTCTTTTAAAGAAGATACACCTATAATATTTATATTATTCCTCTTACATTTTAAGCTATTTCTATATGGAATTACAATATTTTTAAATCCCATTTTTTCTGCTTCATTAATAATCCTATCACAGAAACTTATAGGTCTTATTTCACCTGTAAGTCCTAATTCCCCTACAATAGCTATTTTCTCATACTTACTAACCTTACCTTTTATAGAACTGACAAGGGCTATAGCTAGACCTAAATCTCCTAATGTACCTTCTATATTAAGTCCTCCTACTACGTTTATGTATACATCACAATTATAAAAAGGAATTTTTAATTTTTTTTCTAAAACAGCCAATATTAAGTTAACTCTAGCATGATCTACTCCCACTGATGTTCTTCTTGGCATAGGTGACTTCGTCTCTGATACTAAAGCCTGTATTTCCACAAGCATCGGTCTACTACCTTCTATAATTCCTATAACTACAGAACCTTCTACTTCAAAATTTGTTTCTTCTAAAAAAATCATTGATGGATTACTTATCTCCACCAATCCTTCTTCACTCATCTCGAATACTCCTATTTCTGATGTAGTTCCAAAACGATTTTTCATCGTTCTAAGTATTCTAAATTCTTCTGTTCTCTCTCCTTCAAAAGATAAAACTGTATCTACCATATGTTCTAAAACTCTAGGACCTGCAAGTTCCCCTTGTTTAGTAACATGTGCTACAATAAAAAAAGGTATATTTTCTTTTTTACCTAGTCTCATAATTATATTTGAACACTCTCTAACTTGTGAGACACTTCCTGGCGCTGATGCCACTGATGATTTAAATACCGTTTGAATAGAATCAATTATTACAAATGCTGGTGACAAATTATTTATATGTTCTTCTATTATATCCATATTAGTTTCGGATACAATAAATAATTCTTCACTTTTTACCCCTAAACGATCTCCTCTTATTTTTATTTGTTCTTCTGATTCCTCACCAGATATATATAATACTTTCCCTGAATTTTTACTAATATTATAAGCCGTTTGAAGTAATAATGTAGATTTACCTATTCCTGGCGCTCCAGATATTAAAGTAAGTGATCCTTTTACCAAACCTCCACCTAAAACTCTATTAAGCTCTTTTACACCAGTATCAATTCTTTCCTTCTCTCCAGATTTTATATTACCTATACTTTTAGGAACAGATGCATTACCTGTTAAGGTAGTTAAAGAATTTACAGGTGTAGATGTCGTTTTTGCTTCTCTGATTTCTTCAACCATAGAATTCCACTTATTACACTCTGGGCACTTTCCCATCCATTTAGGATTCTCATAGCCACATTCCTGGCATACATATACACTTTTAATTTTTGCCAACCTCTTCACCTACTCCTTTCTTTTGTTAAACACTTTTAAAAGCTATATCATAATTTAATCAATATTAAATTATGATATAGCTAAATCAGCAAAAAGATTTTATTTTTTATTAATTACTAATTTATCATTTTCCTCAGCTATTATTATAGCATTTCCTTTTACCACATTACCAAGAAGAATCTCTTCTGATAACATATCTTCCACTTTTTTTGTTATAGTCCTTCTAAGTGGTCTTGCTCCATATTCTTGATTAAACCCTTCATTACAAAGATATTTTTCTGCTTTATCTGTAAATGTTAAAAAGATATCTTGTTCTTCTAATCTACTTGTAACGCTCCTTAGCATTAATTTAACTATCTTTTCTATATCCTTTTCCTCTAACTGATGAAATACAATTATATCATCAATTCTATTTAAGAATTCTGGTCTAAAACTCTTCTTTAATTCATTCATTATATTTTCTTTCATTTTTTCATATTCATTAGCTCTTGCAGCTTCAGTTGTTGAAAATCCTAATGTTTTCTGTTTCTTTATTGTATGTGCTCCAACATTTGATGTAAGAATAATTATTGTATTTCTAAAGTTAACAGTCTTTCCCTTACCATCAGTAAGTACACCGTCTTCCAAAATTTGAAGCAATATATTAAATACTTCTGGATGTGCTTTTTCTATCTCATCAAATAATATTACGGAATATGGTTTTCTTCTAACTTTTTCTGTTAATTGACCACCTTCATCAAATCCTACGTATCCTGGAGGAGCTCCAATAAGCTTTGCCACAGTATGTTTTTCCATAAATTCAGACATATCAACTCTTATCATAGAGTTTTCATCTCCAAACATAGCTTCTGCTAAAGCTTTAGATAGCTCTGTTTTTCCAACTCCTGTAGGTCCTAAGAATATAAAGGATCCTATAGGTCTTTTCGGATCTTTTAGACCCACTCTAGCTCTTCTAACTGCTCTAGCTACAGACTTTACTGCTTCTTCTTGACCTATAACTCTATCATGAAGTATATTTTCTAAATTCAATAGCCTACTAGACTCACTTTCAGTAAGCTTCTCTACTGGTATATTAGTCCATGTTGATACAACATTGGCTACTTCTTTCTCTCCTACTATAGGATCATATTCATTACTTTTAGTTTTCCATTCTTGTTTAAATTCTTGCAACTTTGCTTTTACTTCTTTTTCTTCATCTCTAAGTCGAGCAGCTTTTTCAAAATCTTGCACTCCTATAGCATCAGATTTCTCTTTACTTACTACCTCAAGAGCTTCTTCTAATTCTTTTAAATCTGGTGGCGTTGTCAAGTTTTTCATTCTAACTTTTGCCGATGCTTCATCTATAAGATCTATAGCCTTATCTGGTAAATATCTATCTGTTATATATCTATTTGATAAAACTACAGCTGCCTCTATAGCATCATCTGTAATTTTCACTCTATGATGTGCTTCATATTTATCTCTTAATCCTTTTAAAATCTGACTTGTTTCATCCATTGTTGGTTCTCCAACCATAACTGGTTGAAATCTTCTTTCAAGTGCTGCATCCTTTTCTATATATTTTCTATATTCATCAATAGTAGTTGCTCCAATACACTGTATTTCACCTCTAGATAAAGAAGGCTTTAGTATATTAGATGCATCAATAGCTCCTTCTGCTCCACCAGCTCCTATTATAGTATGAATTTCATCAATAAACACTAAAATATTACCGGCCTTTCTAATTTCACCCATTACTCGTTTTAATCGATCTTCAAATTCTCCTCTATATTTAGAGCCAGCTACCATAGAAGGTAAGTCTAATGTTATTACTCTTTTATCCTTTAATATTTCTGGTACATTTCCTTCTATTATTTTTTGTGCCAAGCCTTCAGCAATAGCTGTTTTACCAACTCCAGGTTCTCCAATTAGACATGGATTATTTTTAGTTCTTCTAAGTAATATCTCTAAAACTCTTTCCGTTTCTTTGTCTCTTCCTATAACAGGATCTAATTTCCCTTCACTAGCCATTACTGTAAGATCTCTTCCGAACTGATCTAAATTTGGTGTCGGCTCTGATTTATTCTCGACTTTTCCCACTTTTACATTCTTATCTTGAGATGCCATATTCTCATTAATTAATTTATTTAACTTATTAAAATCAATGTCTACATTTACTAATATAGTATATGCAACACCTTCTCCATCTCTAATTAAAGCCAATAATATGTGTTCGGGACTTATATAATTATGATTTAATTCCCTTGCTTCCTGATAACTAAGTTCTAATATTCTCTTTGTTCTTGGAGTCAGTGGAATTTCATTAATATATCCCTCTTTATCTCCATATCCAACATATTGTTCTACCAAAGATCTTACTTTTTCTAATGTTAAACCTACATCATTTAATGCCTTTTTTGCAACTCCTTCTTGTTCTCTAAGAATCCCTAGTAAAAGATGTTCCGTTCCTACATAATTATGTCTCAGTCTCTGTGCTTCTTCTCTTGCATAATATATAATTTTTTGAGATCTCTCTGTAAATCTACCAAACATCATTGAAAATCACCCCTACTCTTTCAATAAATCTTTTATAACCCTAGCTCTAATAAACCCTTCTGTTTTTTCTTCTAACTGTTCTTTATATTTGACTCTTATTATCGATGGTTCTATTTCTAAAAGAAGCCTATTTATTTTTTCAATAGGTATATTCTTTATTGTTCCCAATTCTATACCATTTCTAACATATGATAGCAATTTTAATGATTCTTTAAAACTTATTATAATTGCACTATTCAATATTCCCAAAGCTCTACAAATCTTATCTTCCAACTCATACCTTAGTTTTTCTCTTAATTTTTCTCTACAAGAAATCTCTTTTGAACATATCTCTTCTACTACAGCTTTTAAGTTTGCCATTATCTCTTCTTCTGTTAATCCTAAAGTTATCTTATTATACACTTCATACAAATTGCTTTCTGGCTCATTTAAATATAGAGAGTTTATTCCTACCCCAATTTTATTTATATTCTCCTCTATACTCTGAATTTGCTTTTTCATAACTAGTGCTGGTAAATGCATAACTACAGTTACTTTCATTCCGGTACCAAGATTCATTGGAGATGAAGTTAAGTATCCATACTTACTTTCATAAGCATAATCATAGGTATCCTCAATTAAATCATCTATATCATTACAACAATCATATGGATTTTCAATATCAAATCCTCCTGTTATACATTGAATTTTTATATGATCCTCTTCATTAATCATTAACGCTACAGTTTCTTCTTCATTAATAATGACTGCAGAACTACCTTTTACATTATCACTTACAATGCTTTTACTAATTAACTCCAATTTATCTAATTCTTTAGCATCTGTTAAAGAAATCAACTTTAAATCCTCTTCTTTATATTCTGATACTACATTATATACCTTTTCTACTATATCCTTTCCTTCATCATCGCTACATTTATGAGGAAATGGATATCTCTTAAGATTCCTTGATAAACT
Above is a genomic segment from Clostridium bornimense containing:
- the radA gene encoding DNA repair protein RadA, with the translated sequence MAKIKSVYVCQECGYENPKWMGKCPECNKWNSMVEEIREAKTTSTPVNSLTTLTGNASVPKSIGNIKSGEKERIDTGVKELNRVLGGGLVKGSLTLISGAPGIGKSTLLLQTAYNISKNSGKVLYISGEESEEQIKIRGDRLGVKSEELFIVSETNMDIIEEHINNLSPAFVIIDSIQTVFKSSVASAPGSVSQVRECSNIIMRLGKKENIPFFIVAHVTKQGELAGPRVLEHMVDTVLSFEGERTEEFRILRTMKNRFGTTSEIGVFEMSEEGLVEISNPSMIFLEETNFEVEGSVVIGIIEGSRPMLVEIQALVSETKSPMPRRTSVGVDHARVNLILAVLEKKLKIPFYNCDVYINVVGGLNIEGTLGDLGLAIALVSSIKGKVSKYEKIAIVGELGLTGEIRPISFCDRIINEAEKMGFKNIVIPYRNSLKCKRNNINIIGVSSLKECILKIFS
- a CDS encoding ATP-dependent Clp protease ATP-binding subunit; amino-acid sequence: MMFGRFTERSQKIIYYAREEAQRLRHNYVGTEHLLLGILREQEGVAKKALNDVGLTLEKVRSLVEQYVGYGDKEGYINEIPLTPRTKRILELSYQEARELNHNYISPEHILLALIRDGEGVAYTILVNVDIDFNKLNKLINENMASQDKNVKVGKVENKSEPTPNLDQFGRDLTVMASEGKLDPVIGRDKETERVLEILLRRTKNNPCLIGEPGVGKTAIAEGLAQKIIEGNVPEILKDKRVITLDLPSMVAGSKYRGEFEDRLKRVMGEIRKAGNILVFIDEIHTIIGAGGAEGAIDASNILKPSLSRGEIQCIGATTIDEYRKYIEKDAALERRFQPVMVGEPTMDETSQILKGLRDKYEAHHRVKITDDAIEAAVVLSNRYITDRYLPDKAIDLIDEASAKVRMKNLTTPPDLKELEEALEVVSKEKSDAIGVQDFEKAARLRDEEKEVKAKLQEFKQEWKTKSNEYDPIVGEKEVANVVSTWTNIPVEKLTESESSRLLNLENILHDRVIGQEEAVKSVARAVRRARVGLKDPKRPIGSFIFLGPTGVGKTELSKALAEAMFGDENSMIRVDMSEFMEKHTVAKLIGAPPGYVGFDEGGQLTEKVRRKPYSVILFDEIEKAHPEVFNILLQILEDGVLTDGKGKTVNFRNTIIILTSNVGAHTIKKQKTLGFSTTEAARANEYEKMKENIMNELKKSFRPEFLNRIDDIIVFHQLEEKDIEKIVKLMLRSVTSRLEEQDIFLTFTDKAEKYLCNEGFNQEYGARPLRRTITKKVEDMLSEEILLGNVVKGNAIIIAEENDKLVINKK